CCGCCCTTTATCTGGATCAAAGTAGTGCGCAGATTAGATGCCATTGAAATATTCTACTCTCTTGACGATAAAAACTATATCATGACCAGGAATGCGCCCTTGCAGGATAATACACCGGTAATGGTGGGCCTCATGGCTGCATCTCCTGATGGTGACGGGTTTGAAGCGAAATTCGAGAATTTCTCTGTGAAGCACCTTCCCGATCAGCGTCGCCTGGAATGGCTCAAGAATCATCAATAGACATATATTAGCGGAGTACTAGCCCTGGTACCCCGCTAAATTCCGGTCTATAAAAACCTTATCTACCTCAACCAATTTTTGATAATTCCATATAGATTCAAAGCGTCGGAGTATATAATTTGTTATTACTTCTTATTCGACAACCCTTCCGCCTCTTTTTCCGTATAATCATTTGTTGGCTTAAGTGCTGATAATGAATGGTATTCTGCTGCGGTGCGTTAATTTATCATTGTAAAACTTTTGAGACAATTTGTTGAATAATTGAGATTTAATAGCTTATCTGAATCCCACTAAAACGTTTTATTTGATCCTGTTTTAATAACTAACTCATTTCACTTCAAAATAGGGGTGAAATATTAAAATCTAAAAGTCTTTTATATGAGGAAAAATTTACTTAATCATCGAGTTACTTTTCGATGTCTCCTGGGGAGAACCCTCTCCATGTCTCTTAAAAATGATGTCGCGAGGCCCATCTCTGGTTGGATAATGACCGACGAGCGAGCTGTCGCGGCTTCAAGCCCTGTTAAGAGTTTGCTGTAAATCTTAAAATTCTAAGAATAAATTTTAACCAATAATCATATTTTATGAGAGCTATCAGAAAAAGCGGTAGCCGGCTAATATGCTGGATGCTATCGGCCTTTATCGCACTTAGTTTTGGATTGGGGAGCTGTAAGGATGACAAGGGGGTTGACTCCGAAGCGCTTCCCTTCGACCCGTCGAAGCCGGTTGTCGTGAGCGATTTCCTGCCGAAAACAGGAGGCAGTGGACAAAAACTTGTTATTTACGGCCAGAATTTCGGTAATAACCTGGACGATGTATCGGTATTTATCGGAGGAAAAAAAGCTGTAGTGATCGGAGTGAAGGGTGACGCAATCTATTGCTTTGTTCCGGGACAAGCTTATACCGGCGAAATTGAAGTGCGTGTGGGAGATCAGAGCAATGCTGCTATAGGAAAGGCAGAAGTGCCGTTCGATTACATCCGTAAGAAGGTAGTGACAACCGTTGCGGGATATAGAAATGACAGGGGAGACGAACCCTGGAGAGATGGAAAATTCAAAGATCCGATTCAGAATAATATGGCGAGTGGATTCTGGGAAGACTCATTTATGAGATTCGACCCGCAAAATCCCAAACATCTTTGGGTTACTTTCGATAGCAACAATGGACTTTACCTCATCAATTTTGAGGACAGTACTATCACCAAGAAACGTTCGGATTTTGATCGTCCCCGTAGCGTGGATTTCACCGTCGACGGCAATTATATGATCGTTTCACAGGACAGGGGTGGTGACAATGACGAATCAACATTATTATTATCACGTGCAAGAAACTGGACGGACAGGGAACCGCTGACAAAGTCCAAGCAATGTAATGGAGCATCCGTTCACCCTAACGGCGAAATGTATTTTAACAGCTACGGTAAGGGAGAGTTTTATCGCTTTGACCTGAATCAATATTTCAACGGCGGACTTGGAAACAAGGCATTTGAGCAGTTGTTTGTTGTGCAGGATCCAGGATGGGAATATAAGATCTTTATTCATCCGACGGGAAACTATGCTTACATAGTTATAATCAACCAGCACTATATTCTTCGGGTTGATTACAACAGAGAAAAGAAGCAGTTCAATCAACCATATCTCGTATGCGGTAAACTCGGCAGCACAGGATATGTGGATGGGGTAGGTACCTCTGTCCGTCTCAATACTCCCTA
The window above is part of the Arcticibacter tournemirensis genome. Proteins encoded here:
- a CDS encoding IPT/TIG domain-containing protein, with translation MRAIRKSGSRLICWMLSAFIALSFGLGSCKDDKGVDSEALPFDPSKPVVVSDFLPKTGGSGQKLVIYGQNFGNNLDDVSVFIGGKKAVVIGVKGDAIYCFVPGQAYTGEIEVRVGDQSNAAIGKAEVPFDYIRKKVVTTVAGYRNDRGDEPWRDGKFKDPIQNNMASGFWEDSFMRFDPQNPKHLWVTFDSNNGLYLINFEDSTITKKRSDFDRPRSVDFTVDGNYMIVSQDRGGDNDESTLLLSRARNWTDREPLTKSKQCNGASVHPNGEMYFNSYGKGEFYRFDLNQYFNGGLGNKAFEQLFVVQDPGWEYKIFIHPTGNYAYIVIINQHYILRVDYNREKKQFNQPYLVCGKLGSTGYVDGVGTSVRLNTPYQGVFVKNKAYVAEGKQDQYDFYFTDKHNHAIRVLSPEGSVTTFAGRGSSSINANPWGYVDGDLRQDARFDQPTGLAYNEEEDAFYIGDRANRRIRKIALEEMTAK